The following proteins are co-located in the Polymorphospora rubra genome:
- the coxB gene encoding cytochrome c oxidase subunit II: protein MLARGSESGPTTARSGARSRAGRLAGLGAGGAVSLITLTGCDVGAAFGGFGWPEGITPEANRMYDLWIGSTIAALAVGFFTWGLIFWCIIRYRKRGDELPVQTRFNMPMEFLYTIAPILIVAVLFYYTAIVQTDVDKTSRNPDVTVEVVAFKWNWQFNYRDGIGPEANTTASVLGSDDIIPVLVLPSGRSIRFEETSKDVIHSFWVPELLFKRDAFPGNVRNVFEVSSINSEGAFVGRCAELCGTYHSMMNFELRVVSPEQYDQYLTALQGGSTPQEALTSIGEEPFATTTVPFDTKRTTQNFGNDSASGAGS, encoded by the coding sequence GTGCTCGCAAGGGGCTCGGAATCAGGACCCACGACCGCCAGGAGCGGTGCGCGCAGCCGCGCTGGACGGCTGGCCGGGCTCGGTGCCGGTGGCGCGGTGTCGCTGATCACGCTCACCGGCTGTGACGTCGGTGCCGCGTTCGGCGGCTTCGGGTGGCCGGAGGGCATCACCCCCGAGGCCAACCGGATGTACGACCTCTGGATCGGCTCCACCATCGCGGCGCTCGCCGTCGGCTTCTTCACCTGGGGCCTGATCTTCTGGTGCATCATCCGCTACCGCAAGCGTGGCGACGAGCTGCCCGTGCAGACCCGGTTCAACATGCCGATGGAGTTCCTCTACACCATCGCGCCGATCCTGATCGTGGCGGTGCTCTTCTACTACACGGCGATCGTGCAGACCGACGTCGACAAGACGTCGCGCAACCCCGACGTCACCGTCGAGGTCGTGGCGTTCAAGTGGAACTGGCAGTTCAACTACCGCGACGGCATCGGCCCCGAGGCGAACACGACCGCGTCGGTGCTCGGCTCCGACGACATCATCCCGGTCCTGGTCCTGCCCAGCGGGCGCTCCATCCGCTTCGAGGAGACCAGCAAGGACGTCATCCACTCGTTCTGGGTGCCGGAGCTGCTCTTCAAGCGCGACGCCTTCCCGGGCAACGTCCGCAACGTCTTCGAGGTCTCCAGCATCAACTCCGAGGGTGCCTTCGTCGGCCGCTGCGCCGAACTCTGCGGCACCTACCACTCGATGATGAACTTCGAGCTGCGGGTCGTCTCGCCGGAGCAGTACGACCAGTACCTCACCGCGCTGCAGGGCGGCAGCACGCCGCAGGAGGCGCTGACCTCGATCGGTGAAGAGCCGTTCGCGACCACGACGGTGCCGTTCGACACCAAGCGCACCACGCAGAATTTCGGCAACGACAGCGCCAGCGGCGCGGGAAGCTGA
- a CDS encoding PhzF family phenazine biosynthesis protein, with protein sequence MEILRYAAFTSDPAGGNPAGVVLDASGIDDATMAATAAEVGFSETAFLIPPAAGIPPAAGIPPAAGMPAADGVPSAGGEWTVRYFSPLMEVPFCGHATIATAVAYARRHGPGTLLLRTRSGPVEVTTTRTADGAVQATLVSVPPRTAPVSDGDLAETLSALGWSVDDLDPTMPPRAAFAGAWHPIIAAATRARLAALDYDGPALLKVMKRNDWATVNLVWRESADLFHARNPFPTGGVVEDPATGAAAAALGGYLRELALVRPPARLTVRQGDDLGRPGTIVVDVPAEPGSGIAVSGTAVQLG encoded by the coding sequence ATGGAGATCCTGCGGTACGCCGCCTTCACCAGTGACCCCGCCGGCGGCAATCCGGCCGGCGTGGTGCTCGACGCCTCCGGTATCGACGACGCGACGATGGCGGCCACCGCCGCCGAGGTCGGATTCTCCGAGACGGCGTTCCTGATTCCGCCCGCCGCCGGCATTCCGCCCGCCGCCGGCATTCCGCCCGCCGCCGGCATGCCGGCCGCCGACGGCGTTCCATCCGCCGGTGGCGAGTGGACCGTGCGGTACTTCAGTCCGTTGATGGAGGTGCCCTTCTGCGGGCACGCCACGATCGCCACCGCGGTCGCGTACGCCCGGCGGCACGGCCCCGGAACGCTGCTCCTGCGTACGAGGTCCGGCCCGGTCGAGGTGACGACCACCCGGACCGCCGACGGTGCCGTACAGGCCACCCTGGTCAGTGTCCCGCCGCGCACCGCGCCCGTCTCCGACGGGGACCTCGCCGAGACGCTGTCCGCGCTCGGCTGGTCGGTCGATGACCTGGACCCGACGATGCCGCCCCGCGCCGCCTTCGCCGGTGCCTGGCATCCCATCATCGCCGCCGCCACCCGGGCCCGGCTCGCCGCGCTCGACTACGACGGTCCCGCGCTCCTGAAGGTCATGAAGCGCAACGACTGGGCGACGGTGAACCTGGTCTGGCGGGAGTCCGCGGACCTCTTCCACGCCCGGAACCCGTTTCCCACGGGCGGTGTCGTGGAGGATCCGGCGACCGGTGCCGCCGCCGCGGCGCTGGGCGGCTATCTGCGCGAGCTGGCTCTCGTCCGGCCGCCGGCCCGGCTCACGGTCCGCCAGGGCGACGACCTGGGCCGTCCGGGGACGATCGTCGTCGACGTGCCGGCGGAACCCGGCAGCGGCATCGCGGTCTCCGGGACCGCGGTTCAACTCGGGTGA
- a CDS encoding CBS domain-containing protein, translated as MRSAREIMTPGVTCIGADDDLQTAARRMLELDVGSLPICGSDNQLKGMLTDRDIVVKVIAAGRDPRGVTAGELAEGKPVTIGADDDAEEILETMGEYQVRRLPVIDGHELIGIVAVADVARALPDRPVGDLVESISQH; from the coding sequence ATGCGAAGCGCACGAGAGATCATGACGCCCGGCGTGACCTGCATCGGGGCCGACGACGACCTGCAGACCGCCGCCCGCCGGATGCTGGAGCTGGACGTCGGCTCGCTGCCCATCTGCGGAAGCGACAACCAGCTCAAGGGCATGCTGACCGACCGGGACATCGTGGTGAAGGTCATCGCGGCCGGCCGCGACCCGCGCGGCGTGACCGCCGGTGAACTGGCCGAGGGCAAGCCGGTGACCATCGGCGCGGACGACGATGCCGAGGAGATCCTGGAGACCATGGGCGAGTACCAGGTGCGCCGACTGCCGGTCATCGACGGGCACGAGCTGATCGGGATCGTCGCCGTGGCGGACGTCGCCCGGGCACTGCCCGACCGCCCGGTCGGCGATCTGGTCGAGTCCATCTCGCAGCACTGA
- a CDS encoding cytochrome c oxidase subunit 4: MKTEWRLFLIIAGFLLAATFVYGFWTNGQLGHVEWIGTVALALSFLLCLMCGGFFWFVSRRIDLRPEDRPDAEISDGAGEIGFFSPGSYWPFGIALAATVAGLGLVFWQLWLVAVGMVAVILTACGLLFEYYTGTRRTAEH, from the coding sequence ATGAAGACCGAGTGGCGTCTGTTCCTCATCATCGCCGGCTTCCTGCTCGCCGCGACCTTCGTCTACGGCTTCTGGACCAACGGCCAGCTCGGCCACGTCGAGTGGATCGGCACGGTGGCCCTGGCCCTGTCGTTCCTGCTCTGCCTGATGTGCGGCGGCTTCTTCTGGTTCGTGTCGCGGCGCATCGACCTGCGGCCGGAGGATCGTCCGGACGCCGAGATCAGCGACGGCGCCGGTGAGATCGGCTTCTTCAGCCCCGGCAGCTACTGGCCGTTCGGGATCGCCCTGGCGGCGACCGTGGCCGGTCTCGGCCTGGTGTTCTGGCAGCTCTGGCTGGTCGCGGTCGGCATGGTCGCGGTGATCCTCACCGCGTGCGGCCTGCTCTTCGAGTACTACACCGGCACCCGGCGTACCGCCGAGCACTGA
- a CDS encoding ubiquinol-cytochrome c reductase iron-sulfur subunit, with protein MSTHTETKAHSAEQEPIDVHDPRLTNWDVLREGARRDDIEIVHYEPPFPVPGTKAERRLVRVVAAFFLLTGLAATAFLAVYIWWPWEHEAGNGPDKFYTPLLGLTLGIALLGVGFGILTWGKKLIPHEVAIQGRHDGGSPAEDRKITGSTLTYMVDELGVKRRPLLGISLLAGLAPVAAVAAAPLVGGLIKNPHTNNQMFTTGWAPTVEGGATRLIRLTHSDGTPIRPEDVSVGGQITVFPGIPGGATNKHADSPTLLIHLRADDAQLAAENNARENQAGYMWGNYIAYSKICTHAGCPASLYEQQTNRLLCPCHQSQFLITDNAQPIFGPASRRLPQLPISVDEEGFFVATSDFKETVGPDFWERP; from the coding sequence GTGAGCACGCACACCGAGACCAAGGCGCACAGCGCCGAACAGGAGCCGATCGACGTCCACGATCCGCGCCTGACCAACTGGGACGTCCTGCGCGAGGGTGCCCGGCGGGACGACATCGAGATCGTGCACTACGAGCCGCCCTTCCCGGTGCCCGGCACCAAGGCGGAGCGGCGCCTCGTCCGGGTCGTCGCCGCGTTCTTCCTGCTCACCGGCCTGGCCGCGACCGCGTTCCTGGCGGTCTACATCTGGTGGCCGTGGGAGCACGAGGCCGGCAACGGCCCCGACAAGTTCTACACGCCGTTGCTCGGGCTGACCCTGGGCATCGCCCTGCTCGGCGTCGGGTTCGGCATCCTGACCTGGGGCAAGAAGCTGATCCCGCACGAGGTGGCGATCCAGGGCCGGCACGACGGCGGCTCGCCGGCGGAGGACCGCAAGATCACCGGTAGCACGTTGACGTACATGGTCGACGAGCTGGGCGTGAAGCGTCGGCCGCTGCTCGGCATCTCGCTGCTCGCCGGGCTGGCGCCGGTCGCCGCCGTCGCCGCGGCGCCGTTGGTCGGCGGTCTGATCAAGAACCCGCACACGAACAACCAGATGTTCACCACGGGTTGGGCGCCGACCGTCGAGGGTGGTGCGACCCGGCTGATCCGGCTCACCCACTCCGACGGCACCCCGATCCGGCCCGAGGACGTCAGCGTCGGCGGCCAGATCACGGTGTTCCCCGGCATCCCCGGCGGTGCGACCAACAAGCACGCGGACTCCCCCACCCTGCTGATCCACCTGCGGGCCGACGACGCCCAGCTCGCCGCGGAGAACAACGCGCGCGAGAACCAGGCCGGCTACATGTGGGGCAACTACATCGCGTACTCGAAGATCTGCACCCACGCCGGTTGCCCGGCCAGCCTCTACGAGCAGCAGACCAACCGCCTGCTGTGCCCGTGCCACCAGTCACAGTTCCTGATCACCGACAACGCCCAGCCGATCTTCGGGCCCGCCAGCCGCAGACTGCCCCAGCTCCCGATCTCGGTCGACGAGGAGGGCTTCTTCGTGGCGACGTCCGACTTCAAGGAGACCGTCGGGCCAGACTTCTGGGAGCGGCCGTGA
- a CDS encoding c-type cytochrome codes for MTSDTPADRRGDRERGLLARLRRGRSTPRSRGRRRVGAAFRLFAALLLAGGAYTVFAPGLNAEDTPQLTSAAEDGRALFDVSCVTCHGRNAQGVDGRGPSLIGVGAASVEFQVSTGRMPMARQEAQAPRKPPVFTDEEIRQLGQYIQELGGGPQVPDGDLAAGGDVANGGHLFRVNCSSCHAFSGGGGALSSGKYAPSLNDSTDRQIYAAMLTGPQNMPVFGDNQLTPEQKADIIAYVQESLKTDGDPGGFFNLGRYGPVTEGVAVFLVGMVALIFASLWIAGKS; via the coding sequence ATGACTTCTGACACCCCCGCCGACCGGCGCGGCGACCGCGAGCGCGGCCTGCTCGCGCGGCTCCGCCGCGGGCGGTCCACACCCCGCAGCCGGGGCCGCCGGCGTGTGGGCGCCGCGTTCCGCCTGTTCGCCGCGTTGTTGCTGGCCGGTGGCGCGTACACCGTCTTCGCGCCCGGCCTGAACGCCGAGGACACCCCCCAGCTCACCAGCGCCGCCGAGGACGGCCGGGCGCTGTTCGACGTGAGCTGCGTGACCTGCCACGGTCGCAACGCGCAGGGTGTCGACGGGCGTGGACCGAGCCTCATCGGCGTCGGCGCGGCATCGGTGGAGTTCCAGGTCAGCACCGGCCGGATGCCGATGGCGAGGCAGGAGGCCCAGGCGCCGCGCAAGCCCCCGGTCTTCACCGACGAGGAGATCCGCCAGCTCGGCCAGTACATCCAGGAGCTCGGCGGCGGGCCGCAGGTCCCGGACGGCGACCTGGCGGCCGGCGGTGACGTCGCCAACGGCGGCCACCTCTTCCGGGTCAACTGCTCGTCCTGCCACGCCTTCAGCGGCGGCGGCGGCGCCCTCTCCTCCGGCAAGTACGCCCCGTCGCTGAACGATTCGACCGACCGGCAGATCTACGCCGCGATGCTCACCGGCCCGCAGAACATGCCGGTGTTCGGTGACAACCAGCTCACGCCGGAGCAGAAGGCCGACATCATCGCGTACGTCCAGGAGTCGCTGAAGACCGACGGCGACCCGGGTGGGTTCTTCAACCTCGGACGCTACGGCCCGGTCACCGAGGGCGTGGCGGTCTTCCTTGTCGGCATGGTCGCCCTGATCTTCGCCAGTCTGTGGATTGCGGGGAAGTCGTGA
- a CDS encoding AAA family ATPase, with protein sequence MTRPGEQTRPLLVVFAGLPGVGKSTLARQVGSALRMPVLAVDPVDRELWRHEVTETRPGHAAYGIVAAQAEMQLGMGVPVVVDAVNPVAATRRLWQEIADRTGAPLRVVEVWCGDETEHRRRVERRLVEEGTAGTPDWAQVLGRRAEYEPYTGPRLIVDTAVPGNPLPGLLAYLS encoded by the coding sequence GTGACCCGGCCCGGTGAGCAGACCCGCCCGCTGCTCGTGGTCTTCGCCGGCCTGCCCGGCGTCGGCAAGAGCACCCTGGCGAGGCAGGTCGGCTCCGCGCTGCGGATGCCCGTGCTCGCCGTCGACCCCGTCGACCGCGAACTGTGGCGGCACGAGGTGACCGAAACCCGCCCCGGCCACGCCGCGTACGGCATCGTCGCCGCCCAGGCCGAGATGCAGCTCGGCATGGGCGTGCCGGTGGTCGTCGACGCGGTCAACCCGGTCGCCGCGACCCGGCGGCTGTGGCAGGAGATCGCCGACCGGACCGGGGCGCCGCTGCGGGTGGTCGAGGTGTGGTGCGGCGACGAGACCGAACACCGGCGCCGGGTCGAACGGCGGCTGGTCGAGGAGGGGACGGCGGGCACCCCGGACTGGGCGCAGGTGCTCGGCCGGCGGGCCGAGTACGAGCCGTACACCGGTCCCCGCCTGATCGTCGACACGGCCGTTCCCGGCAACCCGCTGCCCGGCCTGCTGGCATACCTAAGCTGA
- a CDS encoding cysteine desulfurase family protein yields the protein MPYLPTPGTTVLRVGVTGVYLDAATAAPPHPVAREALLAALADGWADPARLYTQARRARQLLDAARAATAETLGVRPDEVSFTASGTTAAHAAVLGGLAGRRRAGSVLVHSAIEHSAVLHAARRHEAAGGSAVSVPVDRLGRLDLDAWSAAVAAPGVALAALISASHEVGTVQPVAAAARACADAGVPLYVDAAQSVGRVPLPDGWSVLTASAHKWGGPPGVGVLVVRKGTRWESPYPEDERESGRTPGVLDLPAVVAAAAALRAVAAGATAEAARLSALVDRIRSTVAATVPDVEVVGDPVDRLPHLVTFSCLYVDGEALLHALDRRGFAVSSGSSCTSSTLRPSHVLEAMGVLSHGNVRVSLHRDTTEAEVTRFLAELPEVVATLRTEAGVTDL from the coding sequence ATGCCGTACCTGCCCACGCCGGGGACTACCGTCCTACGGGTGGGTGTGACAGGCGTTTACCTCGACGCGGCGACCGCGGCGCCGCCGCATCCGGTGGCCCGGGAGGCGCTGCTGGCGGCCCTCGCGGACGGCTGGGCCGATCCGGCCCGGCTGTACACGCAGGCCCGCCGGGCCCGCCAACTGCTCGACGCGGCCCGGGCCGCGACCGCGGAGACCCTCGGGGTACGCCCCGACGAGGTGTCGTTCACCGCCAGCGGCACGACCGCCGCGCACGCCGCGGTGCTGGGTGGGCTGGCGGGACGGCGTCGGGCCGGGTCGGTGCTGGTGCACTCGGCGATCGAGCACTCGGCGGTGCTGCACGCCGCGCGGCGGCACGAGGCGGCCGGCGGTTCGGCCGTCTCCGTGCCGGTGGACCGGCTCGGCCGGCTCGACCTCGACGCCTGGTCGGCGGCGGTGGCCGCGCCCGGGGTGGCACTTGCCGCGCTAATCAGCGCCAGCCACGAGGTCGGTACGGTCCAGCCGGTGGCGGCGGCCGCGCGGGCCTGCGCCGACGCCGGGGTGCCGTTGTACGTCGACGCGGCCCAGTCGGTCGGCCGGGTGCCGCTGCCGGACGGCTGGTCGGTGCTGACCGCCAGCGCCCACAAGTGGGGCGGCCCGCCCGGCGTCGGTGTGCTGGTGGTACGCAAGGGCACCCGGTGGGAGTCGCCCTATCCGGAGGACGAACGGGAGTCGGGGCGTACGCCCGGGGTGCTGGACCTGCCGGCGGTGGTCGCCGCGGCGGCGGCGTTGCGGGCGGTGGCGGCCGGGGCGACGGCGGAGGCGGCACGGCTCTCGGCGCTGGTCGACCGGATCCGGTCGACGGTGGCCGCGACGGTGCCGGACGTCGAGGTGGTCGGCGATCCGGTGGACCGGCTGCCACACCTGGTGACGTTCTCCTGCCTGTACGTCGACGGCGAGGCGCTGCTGCACGCCCTGGACCGGCGCGGCTTCGCCGTGTCGTCGGGTTCGTCCTGTACGTCGTCGACGCTGCGCCCGTCGCACGTACTGGAGGCGATGGGCGTGCTGTCGCACGGCAACGTACGCGTCTCCCTGCACCGCGACACGACGGAGGCGGAGGTGACCCGCTTCCTCGCCGAACTTCCCGAGGTCGTGGCCACCCTGCGTACCGAGGCCGGGGTGACCGACCTCTGA
- a CDS encoding carbohydrate kinase family protein, producing MKIAVSGSIATDHLMQFPGRFADQLIADQLHKVSLSFLVDELVVRRGGVAANIAFGMAQLGLRPVLLGAVGADFADYRSWLERHGVDCDSVHVSEVAHTARFVCTTDLDMCQIASFYAGAMSEARNVELAPVAARVGGLDLVLVSANDPAAMIRHSEESRERGYAFAADPSQQLARMDGADVIKLIEGAEFLLTNDYEKSLLESKTGLTGDQVLDRVKIRVTTLGKDGVEITGRDLERIHVPIAREVEAHDPTGVGDGFRAGFFAGLSWGLGLERSAQIGSLLATLVLETVGTQEYEVRADVFVKRLAESYGDAVAEDVRPHLGA from the coding sequence ATGAAGATCGCCGTTTCCGGCTCGATCGCCACCGACCACCTGATGCAGTTCCCCGGCAGGTTCGCCGACCAGCTCATCGCCGACCAGTTGCACAAGGTGTCGCTGTCGTTCCTCGTCGACGAACTGGTCGTACGTCGGGGCGGCGTCGCGGCCAACATCGCGTTCGGGATGGCCCAGCTCGGCCTGCGCCCGGTGCTGCTCGGCGCGGTCGGCGCGGACTTCGCCGACTACCGGTCCTGGCTCGAACGGCACGGCGTCGACTGCGACTCGGTGCACGTCAGCGAGGTGGCCCACACGGCGCGCTTCGTCTGCACCACCGACCTCGACATGTGCCAGATCGCGTCGTTCTACGCCGGCGCGATGAGCGAGGCCCGCAACGTCGAACTCGCCCCGGTCGCCGCCCGGGTCGGCGGACTCGACCTCGTGCTGGTCAGCGCCAACGACCCGGCCGCGATGATCCGGCACTCCGAGGAGTCCCGCGAGCGCGGCTACGCGTTCGCGGCCGACCCGTCGCAGCAGCTCGCCCGCATGGACGGCGCCGACGTGATCAAGCTCATCGAGGGCGCCGAGTTCCTGCTCACCAACGACTACGAGAAGTCGCTGCTGGAGTCGAAGACCGGCCTGACCGGCGACCAGGTCCTCGACCGCGTCAAGATCCGCGTCACCACCCTCGGCAAGGACGGGGTGGAGATCACCGGCCGCGACCTCGAGCGCATCCACGTACCGATCGCCCGTGAGGTCGAGGCCCACGACCCGACCGGTGTCGGCGACGGCTTCCGCGCCGGCTTCTTCGCCGGCCTGTCCTGGGGGCTCGGCCTCGAACGGTCCGCCCAGATCGGGTCGCTGCTGGCCACCCTGGTGCTGGAGACGGTGGGCACCCAGGAATACGAGGTACGCGCCGACGTCTTCGTCAAGCGCCTGGCCGAGTCGTACGGCGACGCCGTCGCCGAAGACGTACGTCCCCACCTGGGCGCGTGA
- a CDS encoding DUF6882 domain-containing protein has product MPEPLTLDALVDDAAFYSWEHQAHLLDLTEQLGENRFQGDLNTRRLDFVGTGTLSTTLSLLGSTSERLDTWLWGWANPSGFPPEVGALSERVTEFGRQHGIRELADAEVPLTPDLAARLSEAAKVVTRCWTSYSFAAGPGTRLYLLIEGPELALPAPDLPRTVRVIGEAISNGLVRDHRRALLSYAHLRRLRTKADDSSTVRLRLPDGTLTVTFDSLGRIGQMSSTIVGRGAA; this is encoded by the coding sequence ATGCCAGAACCCCTCACCCTCGACGCGCTCGTCGACGACGCCGCCTTCTACTCCTGGGAACACCAGGCGCACCTGCTCGACCTCACCGAACAGCTCGGTGAGAACCGCTTCCAGGGCGACCTCAACACCCGGCGGCTGGACTTCGTCGGGACGGGCACGTTGAGCACCACCCTCAGCCTGCTCGGGTCGACGTCCGAGCGGCTGGACACCTGGCTGTGGGGGTGGGCCAACCCATCCGGCTTCCCGCCGGAGGTCGGCGCCCTGTCCGAGCGGGTGACCGAGTTCGGCCGGCAGCACGGCATCCGGGAACTGGCCGACGCCGAGGTCCCGCTCACCCCGGACCTCGCCGCCCGGCTCTCCGAGGCCGCGAAGGTGGTCACGAGGTGCTGGACGAGCTATTCGTTCGCGGCCGGCCCGGGCACCCGCCTCTATCTGCTGATCGAGGGTCCGGAGTTGGCGCTGCCCGCACCTGACCTGCCCCGGACGGTCCGGGTCATCGGCGAGGCGATCTCCAACGGGCTCGTCCGCGACCACCGCCGGGCCCTGCTGTCGTACGCACACCTGCGCCGGCTCCGGACGAAGGCCGACGACAGTTCGACGGTACGGCTGCGGCTGCCGGACGGGACGTTGACGGTGACGTTCGACAGCCTCGGCCGGATCGGGCAGATGTCCTCCACCATCGTGGGTCGCGGCGCAGCCTGA
- a CDS encoding cytochrome c oxidase subunit 3: MTAAPAIDKSRIHSLTRPNMVSVGTIVWLSSELMFFAALFAMYFSIRAADYSMWEKHTPVLNIPYATTFTVILVLSSITCQIGVFAAERGDVHALRRWFTITFIMGLIFILGQLNEYRELVHHGIKINTDGYGSMFYLTTGFHGLHVAGGLVAFIIFMIRTTMGRFTPAQATSAIVVSYYWHFVDVVWIALFAMIYWLQ, encoded by the coding sequence GTGACTGCGGCCCCAGCCATTGACAAGAGCCGGATCCACTCTCTGACGCGTCCCAACATGGTCAGCGTCGGGACGATCGTGTGGCTCTCGAGCGAGCTCATGTTCTTCGCGGCGCTGTTCGCGATGTACTTCTCCATCCGCGCTGCGGACTACAGCATGTGGGAGAAGCACACGCCGGTGCTCAACATCCCGTACGCGACGACCTTCACGGTGATCCTGGTGCTGTCCTCGATCACCTGTCAGATCGGCGTGTTCGCGGCGGAGCGGGGTGACGTGCACGCGTTGCGACGCTGGTTCACGATCACCTTCATCATGGGGTTGATCTTCATTCTCGGACAGCTCAACGAGTACCGCGAGCTGGTGCACCACGGCATCAAGATCAACACCGACGGGTACGGCTCGATGTTCTACCTGACCACCGGCTTCCACGGACTCCACGTGGCCGGCGGCCTGGTGGCCTTCATCATCTTCATGATCCGCACCACCATGGGCCGGTTCACACCGGCGCAGGCGACCTCGGCGATCGTGGTGTCCTACTACTGGCACTTCGTCGACGTCGTGTGGATCGCCCTCTTCGCCATGATCTACTGGCTTCAGTGA
- a CDS encoding sulfurtransferase TusA family protein, translated as METVEVLDCRGQRCPLPVIRLARRLPEVAVGTVLRVLADDPAAANDIPAWCRMRGQEFVGPTAVGDTPAYDVRRTT; from the coding sequence GTGGAGACGGTGGAGGTGCTCGACTGCCGGGGGCAGCGGTGCCCGTTGCCGGTGATCAGACTGGCCCGGCGGCTGCCGGAGGTGGCGGTGGGCACGGTGCTGCGGGTGCTGGCCGACGATCCGGCGGCCGCCAACGACATCCCGGCCTGGTGCCGGATGCGCGGCCAGGAGTTCGTCGGCCCGACCGCCGTCGGGGACACCCCGGCGTACGACGTCCGCCGCACCACCTGA
- a CDS encoding cytochrome b gives MKRRKKIDVAALPGKAGGAVDDRLQVATPLRALLNKVFPDHWSFLLGEIALFSFVVVLLTGVFLTFFYDPSLSHVVYDGSYAPLRGQSMTAAYATTLDISFDVRGGLIMRQMHHWGALLFMASIVVHMLRVFFTGAFRKPRELNWIIGSLLFWVGFLAGFTGYSLPDDGLSGTGLRIASAIMLSIPVVGSWLTSSIFGGEFPGEVIMGRFFIAHVLLIPGLLLALISAHLGLVFKQKHTQWPGPGRTNDNVVGERMFPRYAIKQGGFFMIVFGVIALLGGLFQINPVWLFGPYEAAVVSAASQPDWYVMFLDGSTRLMPGWEIHIPIGNGYVIPPLFWPTVALPGVLTMLPIFYPFIEARRNKDYRHHNLLQRPRDVPNRTGLGAMAITFYLVLTLSGGNDVIADKFHISLNAMTWAGRIGLILLPPIAYYLTYRICLGLQQHDREVLAHGVETGIIRRLPDGRFVEVHQPLGGTDEHGHGELEYAGWVVPKKMNRLGALGPAIKGFFVPIEKPAEAPVSPGHPPVEARTEEKEISGKR, from the coding sequence GTGAAGCGCCGGAAGAAGATTGACGTAGCCGCGCTGCCCGGCAAGGCCGGAGGCGCGGTCGACGACCGGCTCCAGGTGGCGACCCCCCTGCGGGCCCTGCTCAACAAGGTCTTTCCCGACCACTGGTCGTTCCTGCTCGGCGAGATCGCGCTCTTCTCGTTCGTCGTCGTGCTGCTCACCGGCGTGTTCCTGACCTTCTTCTACGACCCGTCGCTGTCGCACGTGGTCTACGACGGCAGCTACGCCCCGCTGCGCGGCCAGTCGATGACCGCGGCGTACGCGACCACGCTGGACATCTCGTTCGACGTCCGCGGCGGCCTGATCATGCGGCAGATGCACCACTGGGGGGCGCTGCTGTTCATGGCGTCGATCGTGGTGCACATGCTCCGGGTGTTCTTCACCGGCGCGTTCCGCAAGCCGCGGGAGCTGAACTGGATCATCGGTAGCCTGCTCTTCTGGGTCGGCTTCCTGGCCGGCTTCACCGGCTACTCGCTGCCCGACGACGGCCTGTCCGGCACCGGCCTGCGGATCGCCTCCGCCATCATGCTGTCGATCCCGGTGGTCGGCTCCTGGCTCACCTCGTCGATCTTCGGCGGGGAGTTCCCGGGCGAGGTCATCATGGGCCGCTTCTTCATCGCCCACGTGCTGCTCATCCCCGGTCTCCTGCTCGCGCTGATCAGCGCCCACCTCGGCCTGGTCTTCAAGCAGAAGCACACCCAGTGGCCGGGGCCGGGCCGGACGAACGACAACGTGGTCGGCGAGCGGATGTTCCCCCGTTACGCGATCAAGCAGGGCGGCTTCTTCATGATCGTCTTCGGCGTGATCGCGCTGCTGGGCGGTCTGTTCCAGATCAACCCGGTCTGGCTCTTCGGCCCGTACGAGGCCGCGGTGGTGTCGGCGGCGAGCCAGCCCGACTGGTACGTCATGTTCCTCGACGGCTCGACCCGACTCATGCCGGGCTGGGAGATCCACATCCCCATCGGCAACGGGTACGTCATCCCACCGCTGTTCTGGCCGACGGTGGCGCTACCCGGGGTCCTGACCATGCTGCCGATCTTCTATCCGTTCATAGAGGCGCGGCGCAACAAGGACTACCGGCACCACAACCTGCTCCAGCGGCCCCGGGACGTCCCGAACCGGACCGGCCTGGGCGCCATGGCCATCACGTTCTACCTGGTGCTGACCCTGTCCGGCGGCAACGACGTCATCGCCGACAAGTTCCACATCAGCCTCAACGCGATGACCTGGGCCGGCCGGATCGGCCTGATCCTGCTGCCGCCGATCGCCTACTACCTCACGTACCGGATCTGCCTGGGCCTGCAGCAGCACGACCGGGAGGTGCTGGCCCACGGCGTGGAGACCGGCATCATCCGCCGGCTGCCGGACGGCCGCTTCGTCGAGGTGCACCAGCCGCTGGGCGGCACGGACGAGCACGGCCACGGCGAACTGGAGTACGCGGGCTGGGTCGTACCGAAGAAGATGAACCGGCTCGGTGCCCTCGGTCCGGCCATCAAGGGCTTCTTCGTGCCGATCGAGAAGCCGGCCGAGGCGCCGGTCTCGCCGGGCCACCCGCCGGTCGAGGCCCGTACCGAGGAGAAGGAGATCAGCGGCAAGCGCTGA